The Sediminispirochaeta smaragdinae DSM 11293 genome has a segment encoding these proteins:
- a CDS encoding flagellar hook-length control protein FliK, translating into MMAISEKSTGVDLATSSGVKELRSSMEEGANFGSYFDRITAAKEKVEEKKKSEAAPVEAKVSQKTKEPKREEKPKEMSEDKGTEKLSSKHKGDEAVEESKKKRSEKSEKKDPSGDLKGIGLHFLKADTDKKAHAPEKKDLSDAVKKAADNSSKEGKMAQEKAERLHLAPENEKGAKLRIVDLRDRGGQHEVMVSADATSRKKQGAKVLAKKNADHSTGIKRSALVPEKKVKEQAKGEKSSSALEKQKSASSTKPAALVKEKTEGIKDRMNSMVHTSHDTADAGKAGDTLSAKGDGGEQNQVMHVHLSPQGDGTARGEAQSVERSAQLLSSRLQQDLSGKIVKQASIVVKNDNAGEIRLILHPENLGRVRIRLQLEDNHIAGRIFVDNTSVRDAFEASLRQLERNFEANGFESAKLNVFVGGDQARGDASSEQAQTSAFHGNRFSAVEAMDANIASADQYNVGEENLINLVV; encoded by the coding sequence ATGATGGCGATTTCGGAAAAGAGTACCGGAGTCGATCTTGCTACCTCATCCGGAGTCAAAGAGCTACGCTCTTCTATGGAAGAAGGGGCGAATTTCGGGAGCTATTTCGATCGTATTACTGCCGCAAAGGAAAAGGTGGAGGAAAAAAAGAAATCTGAAGCGGCACCTGTCGAAGCGAAAGTAAGCCAAAAGACGAAAGAACCGAAACGGGAAGAGAAGCCGAAGGAAATGTCCGAAGATAAGGGGACCGAAAAGCTCTCTTCAAAGCATAAAGGCGATGAAGCCGTCGAAGAAAGTAAGAAAAAGCGTTCTGAGAAGTCCGAAAAGAAAGACCCTTCCGGGGACCTCAAGGGGATAGGGCTTCATTTTCTTAAAGCGGATACCGATAAAAAGGCCCATGCCCCGGAAAAGAAGGATCTTTCCGACGCGGTGAAAAAAGCAGCTGACAATTCCTCAAAAGAAGGCAAAATGGCGCAGGAAAAGGCTGAACGTCTCCACCTCGCCCCGGAAAACGAAAAAGGCGCAAAGCTTCGAATCGTCGACCTTAGGGATCGTGGCGGCCAGCATGAGGTCATGGTGTCTGCGGATGCGACCTCGAGGAAAAAGCAGGGTGCTAAGGTGCTTGCAAAAAAGAATGCGGATCACAGCACCGGTATAAAGAGATCGGCACTTGTCCCCGAAAAAAAGGTGAAGGAACAGGCGAAAGGCGAAAAATCCTCTTCTGCTTTGGAAAAGCAAAAGAGTGCTTCTTCGACGAAACCGGCAGCGCTTGTAAAAGAGAAAACGGAGGGGATAAAGGATCGTATGAACAGTATGGTCCATACATCCCATGATACGGCGGATGCCGGCAAGGCAGGCGATACCCTATCGGCCAAGGGCGACGGCGGTGAACAGAATCAGGTTATGCATGTCCACCTATCTCCCCAGGGCGACGGGACGGCGAGGGGAGAAGCTCAAAGTGTCGAGCGTTCGGCTCAACTCCTTTCTTCGCGGTTACAGCAGGACCTTTCCGGAAAGATTGTAAAGCAGGCTTCTATCGTCGTGAAAAACGATAATGCCGGTGAGATTCGTCTCATTCTCCATCCTGAAAATCTCGGAAGGGTGAGGATTCGGCTTCAATTGGAAGATAACCATATAGCCGGGAGAATTTTTGTCGACAATACAAGTGTACGGGACGCCTTTGAAGCAAGCCTTCGGCAGTTGGAACGAAACTTTGAAGCAAACGGTTTTGAATCGGCAAAGCTGAATGTTTTTGTCGGTGGCGACCAGGCTAGGGGCGATGCCTCTTCCGAACAAGCCCAAACGTCGGCTTTTCACGGAAACCGTTTTTCTGCGGTAGAGGCGATGGATGCGAACATAGCGTCGGCGGATCAATATAATGTCGGCGAAGAGAATTTGATAAACCTGGTCGTGTGA
- the flgD gene encoding flagellar hook assembly protein FlgD encodes MDFSTVMSGQDQLKVQMQVDSLNKTLAEGKGLNQSLGKDDFLKLLLTQLQYQDPTKPMEDKEFIAQMAQFSSLEQMNNLSQQFVSVKNTLGRNAAYDLIGRQVDILQGDQKIHGTVEAVSGKDYPQLLVNGTYYDYDSVETVSNKEASR; translated from the coding sequence ATGGATTTTAGCACGGTCATGTCGGGACAGGACCAGCTGAAGGTGCAGATGCAGGTTGATTCCCTGAATAAAACCCTTGCGGAAGGGAAGGGGCTCAATCAGTCTCTGGGCAAAGATGATTTTCTCAAACTTTTGCTTACACAGCTTCAGTATCAGGACCCGACCAAGCCGATGGAAGACAAGGAGTTTATTGCTCAGATGGCTCAGTTTTCCTCCCTTGAGCAGATGAATAACCTTTCCCAGCAGTTCGTTTCCGTCAAAAATACCTTGGGACGAAATGCCGCCTATGACCTGATTGGCAGGCAGGTTGATATCCTTCAGGGTGATCAGAAAATTCACGGGACCGTGGAGGCTGTTTCGGGTAAAGACTATCCCCAACTGCTGGTGAACGGGACCTATTATGACTACGACTCGGTTGAAACAGTGAGCAACAAGGAGGCTTCCAGATGA
- the flgE gene encoding flagellar hook protein FlgE, translating to MMRSLYAGVSGLQNHQTRMDVIGNNISNVNTVGFKKGRVNFQDLLSQTMSGAARPTDEVGGVNPKQVGLGMNVASIDTVHTQGSLQTTGIMTDIAIQGDGFFIERSGDKEFYTRAGAFGLDENGTLVNPSNGLRVQGWMAQDVDGRTFINTATDVEDLVIPVGSKDPARATGEVDLACNLDKRTPLIPAGAGDADVAEGTWSIDKTIYDSFGEEHVLRINFTRVAGTENQWQGSVTVDPDAEAPTNTLVDIGEANNDTNTFVVEFDNLGTLQAAVDGQGDRIDNGTLQVNVAFDVAGATPEAGAPVRQDMVLNLGDVGSVVDTITQFAEKSSTKAFKQDGYGMGYLESFKIDQSGVITGVYSNGANRTLGQVALASFTNPGGLEKAGESTFVVSNNSGEARIGESGVAGKGKLIAGALEMSNVDLAEQFTDMIVTQRGFQANSRTITTSDQMLQELLTLKR from the coding sequence ATGATGCGATCACTTTATGCCGGTGTTTCCGGCCTGCAGAACCATCAGACCAGGATGGACGTCATCGGAAATAATATATCGAATGTAAATACCGTTGGTTTTAAAAAGGGACGGGTCAACTTTCAGGATCTTTTGAGTCAGACCATGTCCGGGGCAGCCAGACCTACCGACGAGGTAGGCGGTGTCAACCCGAAGCAGGTTGGTCTGGGTATGAATGTGGCTTCCATCGATACGGTCCACACCCAGGGTTCTCTTCAGACCACCGGTATCATGACCGATATCGCCATTCAGGGTGACGGCTTTTTTATTGAACGTTCCGGCGATAAAGAGTTCTACACCAGGGCCGGAGCCTTCGGTCTTGATGAAAACGGTACGCTGGTCAATCCCTCAAACGGACTGAGGGTTCAGGGCTGGATGGCACAGGATGTCGATGGACGGACCTTCATAAATACCGCTACCGATGTAGAAGACCTTGTTATTCCTGTAGGGAGCAAGGACCCCGCACGCGCCACCGGTGAGGTCGATCTCGCTTGTAACTTGGATAAGCGTACTCCCCTGATTCCTGCTGGTGCCGGAGATGCGGATGTTGCCGAAGGTACTTGGAGCATCGACAAGACCATCTACGACAGTTTCGGAGAAGAGCATGTTCTTCGTATTAATTTTACCCGTGTAGCGGGTACGGAAAACCAGTGGCAGGGCTCTGTTACCGTTGACCCCGATGCCGAAGCACCAACCAACACCCTGGTGGACATTGGCGAAGCCAACAACGATACCAACACCTTTGTGGTGGAGTTTGATAATCTCGGAACCCTCCAGGCCGCCGTCGACGGTCAGGGCGACAGAATCGATAACGGAACCCTCCAGGTGAATGTTGCCTTCGATGTTGCCGGAGCAACGCCCGAGGCCGGGGCTCCGGTTCGTCAGGACATGGTTCTCAATCTTGGAGATGTAGGAAGCGTCGTTGACACCATCACTCAGTTCGCCGAAAAAAGTTCGACCAAGGCCTTTAAACAGGATGGTTACGGCATGGGCTATCTTGAAAGTTTCAAGATCGATCAGAGTGGTGTCATTACCGGGGTTTACTCCAACGGTGCGAACAGGACCTTGGGACAGGTAGCCCTCGCAAGTTTTACCAATCCCGGGGGACTGGAAAAGGCTGGCGAGAGCACCTTCGTTGTGTCGAATAACTCGGGAGAGGCGCGTATTGGAGAATCAGGCGTGGCAGGAAAAGGTAAGCTGATTGCGGGAGCCCTTGAGATGAGCAACGTCGACCTTGCTGAACAGTTTACCGATATGATCGTGACTCAGCGTGGTTTTCAGGCAAACAGCAGAACCATCACCACCAGCGATCAGATGCTTCAGGAGCTTCTGACGCTCAAACGTTAA
- a CDS encoding flagellar FlbD family protein, whose amino-acid sequence MIKVTQLNGKEFFVNPHQIESMEAVPDTVLTMLSGKRLILRETADVVIDRIVEYRRLIGSFGNEE is encoded by the coding sequence ATGATCAAGGTGACCCAGCTGAACGGAAAAGAGTTTTTTGTTAACCCTCATCAGATAGAGTCGATGGAAGCGGTACCCGACACGGTGCTGACCATGCTTTCGGGAAAACGTCTGATCCTTCGTGAAACTGCAGATGTCGTCATTGATCGAATCGTCGAATACCGGCGACTCATCGGCTCCTTTGGCAACGAGGAGTAG
- a CDS encoding motility protein A, whose translation MDIATIGGLILGVAMVAMGIIIGGVGVGIYIDIPSILIVLGGSFAGLMVSNPLPRILGVMKYVRHAIQVPNYEVEKTITTLVNFSERARREGLLALEDDIEEVEDEFLKNGIQLVVDGTDPELIKSILYNDVGQLEERHAVGIKIFDDWGALTPAFGMIGTLIGLIAMLANLDDPDAIGSGMATALITTLYGSFLANLLFIPFKNKLEDRDRAERLSRDIMIEGILSIQAGDNPNILKYKLISFLEPAKRKEMLDVMMQE comes from the coding sequence ATGGATATAGCTACAATAGGCGGATTGATCCTCGGCGTGGCAATGGTCGCCATGGGAATCATCATCGGCGGCGTTGGTGTGGGCATCTACATTGATATTCCTTCTATTTTGATCGTCCTTGGCGGTTCCTTTGCCGGTTTGATGGTTTCTAACCCCCTCCCCAGGATCCTCGGAGTCATGAAGTATGTCCGTCATGCCATTCAAGTCCCCAACTACGAGGTCGAGAAGACAATCACCACCCTGGTAAACTTTTCGGAGCGGGCACGCCGTGAGGGGTTGCTTGCCTTGGAAGATGATATCGAAGAGGTGGAGGATGAGTTTCTCAAAAACGGTATACAGTTGGTGGTCGACGGAACAGACCCCGAGCTGATAAAGTCAATCCTCTACAACGATGTGGGGCAGCTGGAGGAGCGCCACGCAGTCGGTATCAAGATATTTGATGACTGGGGTGCCCTGACTCCCGCCTTCGGAATGATCGGAACCCTGATCGGGCTTATCGCCATGCTTGCCAACCTCGACGATCCTGACGCTATCGGTTCCGGTATGGCGACTGCCCTTATCACCACCCTGTATGGTTCGTTTCTGGCCAACCTCCTGTTCATTCCCTTTAAGAATAAGCTCGAAGACAGAGACAGGGCGGAACGACTGAGCAGGGACATCATGATCGAGGGGATTCTCTCCATACAAGCAGGAGATAACCCCAATATTCTCAAGTACAAATTGATCTCCTTCCTCGAGCCGGCAAAGAGAAAAGAGATGCTTGACGTGATGATGCAGGAGTAA
- the motB gene encoding flagellar motor protein MotB, translating into MADGPKKKKKKCPTGSPAWMNTYGDMVTLLLTFFVMLYTTSTPDDSKMNLILAAFSGLGMYTGGQTLQEGKLAELGNMIMSLPSTNRGRALDEARRKAISQFEPEIKSQKVRVQQDERGLIITLASDAFFKPASAEVQIEESRETLQKLSALLRSMPGRKFRIEGHTDSTPTDPTGPWPTNWELSTDRATNVLHYLVDFGVTENQFQVAGFADTVPLASESTEEGKAYNRRVDIIILSDGHL; encoded by the coding sequence ATGGCAGATGGCCCGAAAAAAAAGAAGAAGAAATGTCCCACAGGTTCTCCGGCATGGATGAACACCTATGGGGACATGGTGACGCTTCTTCTTACGTTTTTCGTCATGCTTTACACTACCTCGACTCCGGACGATTCAAAGATGAATTTGATCCTGGCAGCCTTCAGCGGCCTGGGAATGTATACCGGCGGTCAGACCCTCCAGGAGGGAAAGCTGGCCGAACTCGGAAACATGATCATGTCTCTTCCCTCGACCAATCGTGGGCGTGCTCTGGACGAGGCGAGGCGCAAGGCGATAAGTCAGTTTGAGCCGGAGATCAAAAGCCAGAAGGTCCGGGTACAACAGGATGAGCGGGGATTGATCATAACCCTTGCCTCCGACGCTTTTTTTAAACCGGCCAGTGCCGAGGTTCAGATCGAGGAGAGCCGCGAGACCCTTCAGAAGCTTTCGGCTCTGCTGCGATCCATGCCCGGCAGGAAGTTCAGAATAGAGGGGCATACCGATTCGACCCCTACCGACCCCACCGGTCCATGGCCGACCAATTGGGAGCTTTCGACGGATCGGGCAACCAATGTTCTGCACTATTTAGTCGATTTCGGTGTAACCGAGAATCAGTTTCAGGTGGCGGGGTTCGCAGATACGGTCCCCCTCGCTTCAGAGTCTACCGAGGAAGGAAAGGCCTATAATCGGAGGGTAGATATCATTATACTCTCCGATGGACACCTTTGA
- the fliL gene encoding flagellar basal body-associated protein FliL, producing MGDEEVFVDEEIGGGDAGGGGKPGFVPAAILKILKWVALGLAAIIFIVTVVFITVSVMTKGPKAEAYPSPSEAYQQVQPILQWYDVGEIRTRTSDENPATVIVSIKLGYDMDNKNAQNEINQRREQIVDQTRYFFSRKLEAELNANYEPQLKNELKEMINKMMDKPYVKDVVFLSFNVMEF from the coding sequence ATGGGCGATGAAGAAGTATTTGTCGATGAAGAAATAGGCGGCGGCGATGCCGGAGGCGGTGGAAAGCCGGGCTTTGTTCCCGCAGCTATTCTCAAGATTCTCAAATGGGTGGCCCTCGGGCTTGCAGCCATCATCTTTATCGTAACCGTTGTGTTCATTACCGTCAGCGTCATGACCAAGGGGCCGAAGGCCGAGGCCTATCCATCCCCCTCCGAGGCGTACCAGCAGGTTCAGCCGATTTTACAGTGGTACGACGTTGGTGAAATTCGTACCCGAACAAGCGATGAAAATCCTGCGACGGTTATTGTCTCCATCAAGCTTGGCTATGACATGGACAATAAAAACGCTCAGAACGAGATCAACCAGCGCCGCGAGCAGATTGTGGATCAGACACGTTACTTTTTTTCCAGGAAGCTGGAAGCGGAGTTGAACGCCAACTACGAGCCGCAGCTGAAGAACGAATTGAAAGAGATGATCAACAAGATGATGGATAAACCCTATGTGAAGGATGTGGTGTTCCTCTCCTTCAATGTCATGGAGTTTTAG
- the fliM gene encoding flagellar motor switch protein FliM — MNEVLSQDEIDQLLTAISSGEIETESVTQVQDQRKIKIYDFKRPDKFSKEQIRTVSIMHETFARLTTTALSAQLRSMVHVHVASVDQLTYEEFIRSIPNPTTLGIINMDPLKGSAVLEIDPAITFSVIDRLMGGQGEGSKVNRDLTDIEQTVMEGIIVRILGNLREAWSQVIDLRPRLGQIETNPQFAQIVPPTEMVVLVTLETKVGEVEGMMNFCIPYLTIEPIISKLSAQYMYSSVRSGATTENLNILKDRLSTVAIPVVAEIGEMNLTVRDVLSLRAGDVIRLPDVRVGDPMTIKIGNRKKFECRPGLVGNKVAVQIVHRLEELGKEEFEELVAEEGE, encoded by the coding sequence ATGAACGAGGTTCTCTCCCAGGACGAAATTGATCAGCTGCTCACCGCTATCTCAAGCGGAGAGATTGAGACCGAATCGGTTACTCAGGTTCAGGATCAGCGTAAGATCAAGATCTACGATTTCAAACGTCCTGATAAATTTTCCAAGGAGCAGATCCGTACGGTCTCCATCATGCACGAGACCTTTGCCCGTTTGACTACTACTGCGCTTTCGGCCCAGCTTCGAAGTATGGTCCATGTCCACGTTGCTTCGGTAGATCAGCTTACCTACGAGGAGTTTATTCGTTCCATCCCAAACCCGACTACCCTCGGGATTATCAATATGGACCCGTTGAAGGGGTCGGCGGTGCTGGAGATCGATCCTGCAATCACCTTTTCGGTGATCGACCGTCTCATGGGCGGCCAGGGTGAAGGAAGCAAGGTGAATCGTGATCTTACCGATATCGAGCAGACGGTAATGGAGGGGATCATTGTTCGGATACTGGGAAACCTGCGGGAAGCGTGGAGTCAGGTGATCGACCTCCGTCCCCGTCTGGGACAAATCGAAACGAATCCGCAGTTTGCCCAGATCGTGCCGCCTACGGAGATGGTTGTCCTGGTTACCCTTGAGACGAAGGTGGGTGAGGTGGAAGGTATGATGAACTTCTGTATTCCCTACCTGACCATTGAGCCGATCATTTCGAAACTGTCGGCCCAGTATATGTACTCTTCGGTTCGCAGTGGCGCCACCACCGAGAACCTCAATATATTAAAAGATCGCCTTTCGACCGTGGCCATTCCGGTGGTCGCCGAGATCGGCGAGATGAATCTTACCGTACGGGATGTCTTGAGCCTTCGGGCGGGAGATGTCATCCGGCTGCCGGATGTACGGGTAGGGGATCCGATGACCATCAAAATCGGAAACCGAAAGAAGTTCGAGTGCCGCCCCGGTCTTGTCGGGAACAAGGTTGCGGTACAGATAGTGCACAGACTCGAGGAACTCGGTAAGGAAGAGTTCGAAGAGCTTGTAGCCGAGGAAGGGGAATAG
- the fliY gene encoding flagellar motor switch phosphatase FliY codes for MSDGSLSQDEIDALLQGGGMDFGAADSGADQGLSPQERNRFAELLGGIVGPQASNLSGMIDENVDLKAPTVEVLSPGEAGSGLPDRLVEIKIDYSDGISGEHSYLIPEDIAVQIAGKMMGQEGVELNEAALSAIEEAGNTLAGSAATVIGDSIGKTVMNAPGDTKLIDSSDIRVPAGSSLVRASYPLVIDDTPPSYLYEIFSIGAVQEILGASAGPAQSANAGMNMNQQPQVQGGAPGAMGGTNMGNMGMNNMGMGAMPGYGGGQGMYNQANVQPVQFPPLNPQMVSGEQGNIGLLMDVYMEMTVELGRTKRLIKDILGMGEGTIIELDKLAGEPVDILVNHKLIAKGEVVVIDENFGVRVTEIVSPMDRVEGFS; via the coding sequence ATGAGCGACGGCTCTCTCTCACAAGACGAAATTGATGCTCTGCTTCAGGGCGGAGGAATGGACTTCGGTGCTGCGGACAGCGGGGCCGATCAGGGGCTTTCGCCTCAGGAGAGGAACCGCTTTGCGGAATTGCTTGGCGGAATCGTAGGCCCCCAGGCCTCTAATCTCTCGGGAATGATCGATGAGAATGTCGATCTTAAGGCCCCGACGGTAGAGGTACTCTCTCCCGGCGAGGCGGGCTCCGGTCTTCCTGATCGGCTTGTCGAGATCAAAATCGATTATAGCGACGGTATTTCCGGGGAGCATTCCTATCTCATTCCGGAGGATATTGCCGTTCAGATAGCCGGGAAGATGATGGGTCAGGAGGGGGTCGAACTCAATGAGGCGGCCCTGTCGGCTATTGAGGAGGCTGGTAACACCCTTGCCGGTTCCGCGGCTACGGTGATCGGGGATTCCATCGGTAAAACCGTGATGAATGCTCCCGGTGATACCAAGCTGATTGATTCGTCCGATATTCGCGTTCCTGCAGGTTCTTCGCTGGTTCGTGCCAGCTATCCTCTGGTTATCGACGATACACCGCCCAGTTATCTCTACGAGATTTTTTCCATTGGTGCCGTACAGGAAATCCTCGGTGCATCGGCCGGGCCTGCTCAGTCGGCAAATGCCGGCATGAATATGAACCAGCAGCCGCAGGTTCAGGGCGGAGCCCCTGGAGCCATGGGTGGTACAAACATGGGGAATATGGGTATGAATAATATGGGCATGGGCGCCATGCCCGGTTACGGAGGCGGTCAGGGAATGTACAACCAGGCCAATGTGCAGCCTGTGCAGTTTCCTCCGCTGAATCCCCAGATGGTAAGTGGCGAACAGGGTAATATCGGTTTGCTGATGGATGTTTACATGGAGATGACCGTTGAGTTGGGAAGGACAAAACGGCTCATCAAAGACATCCTGGGGATGGGAGAGGGAACCATCATCGAACTTGATAAGCTTGCCGGTGAACCGGTAGATATATTGGTAAATCATAAGTTAATCGCCAAGGGAGAGGTCGTCGTTATCGACGAAAACTTCGGCGTTCGTGTTACGGAGATCGTTTCGCCCATGGATAGGGTGGAGGGGTTTTCGTGA